The DNA window TGTGCACGCCGTCGTCGACGGTGAGCGAGCGCAGGCGGCGCAGGGAGTCCAGGTAGTCCCCCAGGCGGCCGTCGGGGTGCGCGACGACGGTGGTGCCGCGGCCGAGGACGGTGTCCCCGGTCAGGACGGCGCGGTCGGCGGGCAGGTGGAAGCAGAGCGAGTCGCTGGTGTGTCCGGGGGTGGGGACCACGCGCAGCTCCAGGCCTCCGGTCCTGATCACGTCCCCGGCGGCCAGGCCCTCCTCGCCCAGCCGCAGGGCCGGGTCCAGGGCGCGGACCTTGGTGCCGGTGAGCTCGGCGAAGCGGCCGGCGCCCCCGGCGTGGTCGGGGTGCCCGTGGGTGAGCAGGGTCAGGGCGATCCGCTTCCCGGCCCGCTCGGCGGTGTCGACGACCGCCCGGAGGTGGGCCTCGTCCAGCGGGCCCGGGTCGATGACCACGGCCTCGGTGGAACCGGGCTCGGAGAGCAGCCAGGTGTTGGTGCCGTCCAGGGTCATCGCGGAGGGGTTGGGGGCCAGGATGTTGACCGCGCGGGTGGTGGCGGGCCCCGAGGCGACCCTTGCGCGGGGCCGGCCCGGCAGTGCGGCGGCGTCGGTCATGAGGGTCCTCCGAGGCGCACTCGTTTGGTGAACTCGTCGTGGCCCGGCCAGCTGAGCACCAGCTCGCCGTCCTCCAGCGCCGCCTGGGCCAGTACGGGGGTCAGATCCTGCGCCCCGGCCGCGGCGAGCGCCTCGGCGGCGCTCCCGTACGGCTCCAGGGAGCGCAGGGTGGAGATCGTGGGCGGCATCATCAGCAGCTCGCCCTTGTCGTACCCGTCGGCGGCGTCGGCGGGGCGGATCCAGACGGTCCGGTCGGCCTCGGTGGAGGCGTTGCGGGTGCGCTGGCCCTCG is part of the Streptomyces subrutilus genome and encodes:
- a CDS encoding MBL fold metallo-hydrolase produces the protein MTDAAALPGRPRARVASGPATTRAVNILAPNPSAMTLDGTNTWLLSEPGSTEAVVIDPGPLDEAHLRAVVDTAERAGKRIALTLLTHGHPDHAGGAGRFAELTGTKVRALDPALRLGEEGLAAGDVIRTGGLELRVVPTPGHTSDSLCFHLPADRAVLTGDTVLGRGTTVVAHPDGRLGDYLDSLRRLRSLTVDDGVHTVLPGHGPVLDDAQGVVEFYLAHRAHRLAQVETAVEDGFLTPEAVVAHVYADVDRSLWPAAEWSVRAQLEYLEEHGLIPGGPEL